Genomic window (Microbacterium oxydans):
GAGGCTTTCACAGCAGAGACGCCCGGTCTGTCAGACGGCTCTCATAACCCGAGAGGAACCCCATGCGACACCGCACCACACGACTTGCCCTCCCCGCAGGTCTTCTCGTCACAGGCCTTGCTCTGGCCGGCTGCGCGCCTGCCGCATCCAGCGGCGACGGCGCCGGAGACATCACCCTCACCGTCTGGTCCTGGCAGGCGTCGTCCTCGCCGAAGTGGGAAGCGGTCTTCGACAAGTACGAGGAGTCGCACCCCGGGGTGACCGTCCAGTTCGAGGGCTTCCAGCCCACCGAGTACAACCAGATCCTGGCGACCGGTCTCGAGGGCAGCGACGGCCCCGACATCGCCATGCTCCGCGCCTACGGCGGCATCCAGCCCGCGATCCAGTCCGAGCAGATCGTCCCGATCGATGACATCGTCGACGGCCTCGACCAGTTCGACCCCACCGTGCTCCGCGCGGCCCAGGGCAAGGACGACGGCAAGACCTACGGCGTGCCCTTCGCGTACCAGACCATGCAGATGTTCTACAACAAGACGATGTTCGACGAGATGGGCCTCGAGGAGCCCACCGACTGGGACGAGTTCATCGAGCTGCAGGAGACCCTGCTCGAGGAGGGCGTCACCCCGATGGCGCTCGGCGCCCGCGAGGACTGGGTGCTGCCGATGTTCCACGACATCGTGGGCTCGGCGAACTACGGCGGCGCCGACTTCGAGGAGAAGGTGCTCAGCGGCGAGGTCGACTTCACCGACCCGGCGTACGTCTCGTCGCTCCAGATCGTCAAGGACATGCAGAAGTATCTCGACAAGAACGTCAACGCCATCGCGGTCGCCGACGCCGTGCTGCAGTTCACCTCCGGACAGGCCGCGCAGTGGCCCGGTGGATCCTTCGACCTGCCGACGTTCCAGAACTCGGCTCCGGACACCGAGTGGGGCGTCTACGAGGTGCCGCCGGCCCCGGGCAGCGCGCTCGACCACGCGGTCACCCCCGGCTACGCGGACGGCAGCTTCGGCATCAACGCCTCGAGCGACCAGCAGGAGGCCGCGACCGAGCTGCTGAACTGGATGACGACGGCCGAGTTCGGCCAGCTCGTCGCCGACGAGGTCGACCAGTTCTCGGCACTGCCGGGCGTGAAGTACTCCGACCCGCTGATGCAGGAGATGAACGAGCAGTACACCGCCAACCCGGCGCCGTACCTGCTGCTCGTCGACTTCCGCTACGGCGACCCGACCGGGACGGCCGTGCTCGGCCCGGACATCCAGGCGATGTTCCTCGGCGACAAGACGCCGGAGCAGCTCGGTGCCGACCTGCAGTCCGGCATCTCCACCTGGTTCACCCCCGCATCCTGACCCGACCGTGGTGGGGGCGCCGGTCCGGCGCCCCCACCACGCAGTGAAAGAGGCATCATGGCCCTGACCCTCCCCCTCCGCCGGGAGAAGACGCGGCGCACGCGCACGGGGATCGCGCTGTCGACTCCGACGGCGACGCTGTTCGTCCTCCCCGCCGCGGTGCTGTTCGCCGTGCTCATCCTCTATCCGATGCTCGCCGCGCTCAGCTACTCGTTCTTCGACTGGCAGGGAACCAAGCAGGGCGGTTTCGCCGGCGTCGCCAACTACATCACCCTCCTCACCAAGGAGCCCTACGCCTCGCAGCTCTGGAACGCCTTCGGGCACAACCTGCTGCTGTTCGCCGGTGCCCTGGTCTTCCAGAACTCCCTCGGCCTCGGCATCGCGACCCTGCTGCACCGCCGCAAGCGCACGAAGCGCTTCTTCCAGACGATCTTCGCGCTGCCCTACCTCGTGAGCCCGATGGTCATCGGCTACCTCTGGTCGCTCATGCTGTCGCCGCTGTTCGGTCCGGTCAACGCGATCCTGCGCGGCGTCGGGCTCGAGAGCCTCGCGCTCCCCTGGCTCGGCGATCCGCAGCTCGCGATCTGGGTGATCGTGCTCGTGAGCGCCTGGCAGTGGATCGGCTTCCCGATCCTGCTCTACGGCGCGGCCCTCGGCGGCATCCCCGAGGAGATCGAGGAGGCGGCCGCCCTCGACGGCGCCACCGCCGGCAAGCGATTCCGGTACATCACCCTCCCGATGCTCACGCCGACCATCGGCATCATCACCGTGCTCACGTTCATCGGCAGCATGGAGGCGATGGCCATCCCGTTCGCCCTCGCCGGCTCCAACGGGGCACCGGCCGGATCCACCGACGTCATGATGCTGCTCTTCTACCGCACCGCCTTCGAGTCGGGGAATCCGAACTCGATCGGCGTCTCCTCCGCGCTCGCGACCGTCCTGTTCATCTTCATCATGGTGATCTCGGTCTTCATCACCTCCACGATGCGTCGCGCCGAACGAAAGCTGTTCTGATGAGCACCGCCACCGAAACCCGCACCGAGCCGACCACCGAGGCGATCGTCTCGGGCCGTCACCCCTCCTCGCCGCGGCGCCGCACGAGCCGCACCTCGGACACCCCGTTCATCGGGCGCCTGTTCGCGAACATCTTCCTGTGGGGGTACGCGCTGGTCGCGATCGGCCCGCTGCTGCTCATGGTCAACAACTCGCTGCGCACCCAACAGCAGATCGCGACCGAGCCGCTCGGCCTCCCGGTGCCGCCCACGTTCACGAGCTTCCAGAGTGCGTGGATCACGGCATCCTTCGACACCTACTTCGTCAACTCGATCACCGTGACGGTCGGCTCCGTCATCGTCACGACCGTCGTGTCGGTGCTCGCGGCCTACGCGTTCGCGCGTGCCAGGGCGAAGTTCTTCCGCGGCGTCGAGGCGGTCTTCCTCTCCGGGCTCATGCTCCCGGTGCACCTGGCGATCCTGCCGCTGTTCTACCTCCTCGACTCGCTGAAGATGACGAGCAACATCTTCAGCCTGATCCTGGTCTACGGCGCGCTGGGGATCCCGTTCACGACGTTCGTCCTGACCGTGTTCTTCCGCGCTCTGCCGATCGAGCTGGAGGAGGCCGCGCGCATCGACGGCGCCGG
Coding sequences:
- a CDS encoding ABC transporter substrate-binding protein, translating into MRHRTTRLALPAGLLVTGLALAGCAPAASSGDGAGDITLTVWSWQASSSPKWEAVFDKYEESHPGVTVQFEGFQPTEYNQILATGLEGSDGPDIAMLRAYGGIQPAIQSEQIVPIDDIVDGLDQFDPTVLRAAQGKDDGKTYGVPFAYQTMQMFYNKTMFDEMGLEEPTDWDEFIELQETLLEEGVTPMALGAREDWVLPMFHDIVGSANYGGADFEEKVLSGEVDFTDPAYVSSLQIVKDMQKYLDKNVNAIAVADAVLQFTSGQAAQWPGGSFDLPTFQNSAPDTEWGVYEVPPAPGSALDHAVTPGYADGSFGINASSDQQEAATELLNWMTTAEFGQLVADEVDQFSALPGVKYSDPLMQEMNEQYTANPAPYLLLVDFRYGDPTGTAVLGPDIQAMFLGDKTPEQLGADLQSGISTWFTPAS
- a CDS encoding carbohydrate ABC transporter permease produces the protein MALTLPLRREKTRRTRTGIALSTPTATLFVLPAAVLFAVLILYPMLAALSYSFFDWQGTKQGGFAGVANYITLLTKEPYASQLWNAFGHNLLLFAGALVFQNSLGLGIATLLHRRKRTKRFFQTIFALPYLVSPMVIGYLWSLMLSPLFGPVNAILRGVGLESLALPWLGDPQLAIWVIVLVSAWQWIGFPILLYGAALGGIPEEIEEAAALDGATAGKRFRYITLPMLTPTIGIITVLTFIGSMEAMAIPFALAGSNGAPAGSTDVMMLLFYRTAFESGNPNSIGVSSALATVLFIFIMVISVFITSTMRRAERKLF
- a CDS encoding carbohydrate ABC transporter permease, which produces MSTATETRTEPTTEAIVSGRHPSSPRRRTSRTSDTPFIGRLFANIFLWGYALVAIGPLLLMVNNSLRTQQQIATEPLGLPVPPTFTSFQSAWITASFDTYFVNSITVTVGSVIVTTVVSVLAAYAFARARAKFFRGVEAVFLSGLMLPVHLAILPLFYLLDSLKMTSNIFSLILVYGALGIPFTTFVLTVFFRALPIELEEAARIDGAGPFRTFIQILLPLVRPALATVIVFRFVPVWNDFFYPLILLRDRNSYTLPVGLTRFFGEYSTDWPQLFAGLTIATIPLVVLFLLATKQIINGLTSGMSK